A segment of the Bradyrhizobium sp. CCBAU 53340 genome:
AACCGCGCCCCGCAAGGTCAGGCGGCCAGCTCTCGCAACGAACGCGGATCATACGCGCTGGACTGTAGCGCCATCGATGATGCCGCAGGAAAAGGCCCTTCAGGGCCTCCGCGTTGTGATGGAGCTGTGCGATGGACATCAAGAAACTCACCGAGCAGGAACTACGGCGGCGCATTTTGGCGCTGCTGAACGAGAGCAGCGGCGTGATCGACTACGCCGACGTGCGCGCCAAGCTCAAAATCCGATCCCGAACGCTGCTCAACTACCACGCCGACCGGCTGGAGGAGGCCGGGCTCGTTCGCGTCGAGCGGAAATTCTGCGGGCGTATGCCCGTCACGACGCTGCGGCTCGCGCGACCGGATGCGCGGCGCGGCACCAACCCCGAGCCTGAGGAGGTGCATGTATGAAAAGACCCCCGCCGAAGGCATCGGCGAGGGCCTCGATCACAGAGCAACTTTATCCCGACAACAGAGCAAGCTTAACTGATCGAGCCGCTCCCGCCAACAAGGAAACGCACAATAGCGATGCCGTGGACACTTTGCGCGCTGGCATCCATCTCGCCGCGCTGTGGCGCGGGCCGAGGGACAGGTCGCGAGCAATTCAATTCACGTTGCGTGAGTTCAACGGCGTCGAGTTCCTCGACATCCGGCAATTCGTCTCGTCGTCGGGCTTTATGATCCCGACCCGAAGGGGCGTGACAATCAGCGTGCAACAACTCGGCCGTTTTGCCGAGGCGGCCGGTACGGCGTACCGCAAGGCGGTCGCAATGGGCCTCGTTACTGCGAGGTCGTCATGAGCGCGCGCAGGCGTAACCAGATCGACGGCCAGTTCAACGCGCGGCTCATCGAGATGATGGAGAGCCCGGCCTATCGCGTGCTTAGTGTCTCGGCTCATCGCGTGCTTGACCGGATCTGTATCGAGCTTGCGCGTCACGGCGGCAACGACAACGGCAAGCTGCCCGTGACCTATGACGACTTCCTGCAATACGGCCTCCATCGCCACGCCATTGCGCCCGCGATCCGCGAGCTGTGCGCGCTTGGCTTCCTGAAGATCACGAAGCAAGGCCACGCGGGCGCGGGCGAGTTCCGCTGCCCGAACCTGTTCTTGGTGCCGTGGCTTCACTGCAAGAGCACGCCGCAGGTGACCAACGACTGGCGGCGGATCAAAACGCTTGAGGAAGCCACGTTGATCGCCCAGGCCGCGCGCAAGGCCAGCGAGAGGCCGCCACGGCGGCGGCGCAGGCCTCGCCTGAAGACTATTCAGACCATCCAATGAGGCCCGCTGACCGATGCCGCAAGCATTGCTTGGGCGTTGCTACAAGCATTGCTCAAAAGCAGTTTTCCAGTGCCGGAAACCATCACCGGTACCAGTGCCGGAAACCATCACCGGAGACGCGATTTCCCAGTGCCGGAAACCGTCACTACATGCCCAGTGCCGGAAACCATCACTACTATCTATATCTCGGATGTGTTGCTCTAGCCGAGCGCAGCGAGGTCTTGACCTTCAAGCAAACCCGCGAGCGCAAGCGAGCACATCCTCTCCCGAGCACGATGCGAGCGCGTAATGGTAGCGCTCCAGCGCGAACGTCACGCGCGTGATGGTATTATGCCGCCTATCGATTGACTTCCGTTGCATTTGTAACTTCGGCTCCGGTATCTCGTTCTGGGTAGCCCCAGCGCAATAACGCCCGCTTCAGGATTTGATCCCATGCGGCTTTCGGCCTCAGGTCTGCACTTAGGTTTTTACGCAGTGACGTTTGTCCCATAAAGTTGCTTCGAGGAAGACGTACCGGCTGGCGACAAGTTGCCATAGTGATTGCTCAAGGCCGACCTGACGCAATTCTTGATCGATAAACGTACGGTGAGGGTGCGTATCATGACCTTCTGGACTTACCGAGATATTCCTTATTCGCTGGAACGAGTGGCTGGCAGCAGCACAGATTGGAGATGGACGGTAAACGGTGGCGAGGGGGTTTACTTCGCCGGGGTCTCATCATCCAAGGAGACGGCTCTCGAGCGCGCGTTTCAAACGATTGATTTGTTGCCGGGAATGCCAAGCCTTGAAGAGCCTCGCTGGTATCGCGTCGATTGGCCATTGCCGACCCACGGCGCAATCAGCCTGAGCAACAGTTTTCGGACGTAAAGCGGACACCCGCGACGATCTTTGCGGTGAGCGTCAGCAGGCGTATCATCGCGCGCCATGTCTGGTCCGCTGAAGAACGCGCGCCGTGAACGCTTCTGCCAAGAGATCACCTCCGGCGCGAGCGCAGCCGAAGCCTATCGCCGCGCTTATGGCAGCAACGGCGACACCGCCAAGGTGAACGGGTCGAGGCTGCTAACCTTTGCTGACGTGAACGGGCGTTTAAGCGAGCTTCGGGCGCCTGTGGCGCGTCAAGCGCGCGTCACGGTCCAGTCGCTGCTCGATGAGCTGCGCCTCACCATCGAGGCCGCGCGCAAGGCCGAGCAGCATGGCGTGGTGGTCTCCAGCCTCACCCTGGCAGCAAAATTGACAGGGCTTCTCACCGAACGATTGGAGGTTTCGGCGCGCGGGCCGTTACAGCATCTCACGACCGAGGCCGAAGTTCTTGAGGATTTGGTCACGCAACACGGCGGCGATGCTGCGGGGATCGCCCGAGAGCTGCGCGAGCTGGCGGATCGGGTCGAGCGCTACCGCAAGCCGATCCTGATCGAGGTGACGCCGAACATCTGGAAATGGCCGCGTACATGAATAGTAATCACATGGTCCGACGCCAAACCCGCGTTGATCGGACTCCGCTTTTCCCTCTATGCGCCTCAGCGCGCGCGTTCTGGGTAGCGCCGGGGTAGCAAAAGCGCGTGTTTGGGATCTCCGCGCTGTCCTCGCGCATGATCGCCGCAGTATCTCGCGAGCTGGCGCGCGCCCCTCGACCTCGAGATCGCCGAGGAGGGGCCCAAGCCCACCCGGCCCGCCTTCCATCGGGGTGCGGTCGATTTGGTTTCGGAGATCCCTGCCGTTCCTTTGCCGCCGCGACGAGCGGCTCGATGATCGGCTATATCAGCAGTGCCTATGCCGACTTAACCGACGCGCCGCGCTGGTGCCGTTGGGAACAAATCGTAAAATCCTGCGCTTTACGGCAACGTGCATCGGAACAGCAGTTTCGACTCGCAATTGCATGCGCGGAGAGTCATCTTCGCGCGCATCGCCGCCACGGGCGGCAACTCTCGACATCGACATCGGCCACGACGCGCGTTTACGCGCGCGTGATGCTGCGCGAGTTTCAGCAGAGGGAGCATCATGGCGATCACGTCACTCGGCCGCAACGTCCTCTCGATGCAGCTCTGGAAGAGGGACGCAGACAGGGGCGTGGCTTGGCCGCCGGAGAGCTGGGCGTGCATCGATTGCGGCGTGAACACCGCGCCCGGTCTGTTGAACCGGCGGCAGCTACAGCAGGCGTTGGCGCGCGACTGGGCGGATCAAGGCGTCGAGCAGTATCTTGACGAGTTCTCCGAGGTCTACATCGTCAAGAACAGGGTCTGGCGAGCGGCGGGCATGTCGCCGTTCAACGGCTGTCTGTGCATCGGCTGTCTTGAGCGGCGGCTTGGCCGGACTCTCACGCCTGAAGACTTCCCGCTCAAACATGCGCTCAACTGCGGCCCCGGCACCAAGCGGCTGCTGGAGCGGCGCGGGCATAACCAGAAGGAGCAACAGTCATGACCGACTACAAGATCACCGACGTCGTCACCGCGCTTCGCAAGATCACCGCGCGCAACGTGCCATTTGATCCTCGTGAGGTCCAACGCGAGCTTGCAGAAAAGTTCCCCCAGATCAGTCGCGATCAAATTCGGCACGCCGCTCGGAAACTGGCAGACAAATTGTCCGAGGAGTCGCGCGAACTGGAGGCCGAGATAAAGCAGACCGAGGAGTTGATGCGGATTGAGCAGATGATCATGAGGCAGAACGCTATACGCGCCAAGGGAGAGCCGCGATGACGGAGGACGACGAGGAGATCGCCGGCGACGTCGAAATTGGAAACCGCATTATGTGGTTGATCGCGCACATGCCGCTCGATGAACGGCAACACTTCGCCGAACTCTCGGGCCTCACGCTCGAAGAACTCGAAGCGATGATCGCAAATTGGAAGGCCACGCTTTCCTGATCGAGAAGGAGTGCCACCCATGACCGGCTACAAGACCGCCGACATTGTCGAGGCCATCATCAAAATGCAGGGCATCAAGGCCGAGCAGATCGGGGCGCAACTCGGCAAGCAGTTTCCGGGAGCAAGCGACAAACAGATCACGCAGGCGCTCAACCTTGCGGCCTTGGAGCTGCGCGAGATGGCAAGGCGCGATTTTGCGGAGGCGCGCGAGCTGTACGCGATAGTGCGGCGCAGGCACCCGGCGAATGATCGCTAACACCCCCGCCGAGCCGCAGCGCGAGTCACTGGTGAGTCCGCGCCGGTCGGCCGGTCCAAGACACCGGGCCGAGGTCGGACGCATGGGTGGGCTTCCTACGGGCTCGCACGCATCCCGATCTCGGCCGCGACCTCGCGCGGCCGAGCGTTGCTCCGGGGTTTGTCGAGCAGCTCGACTATGTCGGCATCGGATCTGATCGCGGCTTCCAGACAGGCGCGGGCGAGCACGAAGAGATCCCGCGACATGCTCTTGCGCATCGCGTCGGCACCGCGCCTGATCATGTCTTGCGACCACCACACCGGCCGAGGCTTCTCTGGCGCCGCGCGGGGCTTCGTCGCCGTTGGCATCTGCTGGCTGCGGCGGAAATGCAGCCAGATGCTTTGCGGGCAATTGAACGCGCGCCGCTGCGCGTCATCGAGGCCTGCGCGCCATCGTTCGATGGCGGGCAACTCGTCCATCACGCGAAACAGCCAGCCGCGTTCTGCCTTGCTGATCTGATCCAGCCCGCTCTGCGATAGCCACAGGCCCATGGCCGCCGTGTATTTCCGCCCGAACGGCCTGTTGGTACCTGCGAGTTTCAGCGCTTGCGCGCGGCCCTGGACGAGCGCGTGGCCGACCAGAACCCAGTCGTTAAACTGCGTCGAACCACGCCGACAGATGCGGCCCCATGCTTCGCGAGCGGCGGCGATCTGATCATCCATGAGGTGTAAACTCAGCTTACTGTTTTACCGAAACGCAAAGCAGGTATATCATGCCGGGCTCAATTGTTTGAGACCCTGCCGATGAGCGCCGGAGTCGAATACGCCAACCGGCTCCGGAAGCATCGGCAGCGCCGTGAGGTTCTTCGCAGGGGCTGTCACGGCATCGCCCACCGCCGCCGCATGCTTGTGGTGCGGCGGCGGCCTTCTCCAGAAGGAGATGCACGATGCATCGTACGAGAGCTGACGCTGCCATCGAAGCCATCGAACAGGCGCGCGCCGCCTGCGCCAAGGCACAGGCTTCGGGTAATACCGAGCAAATCCTGCGCGCGGACAAGGCGCTGCTGCGCGCGACTGATCGATACCAGGAAATCTCGGGCGGCCGGCCGCCTGATCGGCGCGGCGAGTGAACGTCACTTGTCGGGGACAGTCACCTTCAGTGGGACACGGTCAGCATGTCGAAATTGCCGAGGTTCAGTACCCGAATTGATTGCTGGATGAGCCCACGATATGCGGCCCTCATCGAGGAGATTGCTGCGGCTCGCGAGTTGACGTCGTCCGCGATCATCAGGGAAGCCATTGGCCATTACCTCCGCACGATAGGCGCGCTGCCGGTTTCGCCAAACGGCCAGCACAATCCGGCGGGAGATAATCGCGCGTCGCTTGAATGATAGGAGCACCAACATGGCATTGAGTTACGAGCAGGTCATGGCGCTGCAGGCCGAGCGGATCGAAGCAGCGCACGTTGAAGCGGTGGCGGATATGGAAGCCGGACGTGTGGCCAATGATGCCGACCGGGTGGCTGACGCCGCCGACCGCATCCTCGTCCTGGACGCGACCCGGCAGGCTCTGGCGACGAGGGCCAATCGCTATTTTGCGGATCTACAGCAGCAGCCGAAAGGCAGCCAGTTTGGTTTGTCTCAGGACGAGGTCGAGATCGCTAACGCATCCGGCCTCAGCGAGCAGGAATATGCCGAGAACCGCGACCGCTTGCGCATGATGCGCGCGACCGGCCGGTATCGGGACCAATTCACGCGGTGATGCCATGGTGCTCACTTTCCGCAGCTCGACCCCCGAGACCTTCCAGCTCATCGGCACCGACGCCGATGGGCGCAGGCGCACGGTAACGGCGGTGAAGGACAGCGGCTCGCGATATTGGGACATCACTCTGCGCCATCCCAGCGGCGAGACGTGGCCGGCACGTTATAGCGGCGACGCGGGCATCCTCGACGCCATGGCCGAGCTGCTCAACAGCAAGGACGTGCAATTCAAGCAGGACCGGGGGCGCGGTGACCGGCCGCCGCCGCAGCCGTATGACCACAGCCGCAGTCTGGGCGACGCCGATGGCGTTCCGCCCGTCGTTCCGTTCAAGAGGTATTTCACATGAAGAAGTACAACACATCCTACAAGCCCGACGAAACCAACGGCTCGTCGCGAAACTTGAACTACTGGTCGAAGCGCGCCGAGGGCAACAGTGCCATCGCCCCACATGCAAAGGGCGGTGCGCAGCGTCTGCCCGACACCGGCGGCTGCGTGAAGCTCCACAGCACATCCGCCCCGCCACGCCGTGACAAGGCCGTCGATGGGCGTGTCATCGATGGTGCGCGCCATTCGACGCGCGGCTTCCTCCGGGGCTGAACGATGGCGCTCCAGCACGGCGGCTTCGATCTGATGTACATAGCCAAGCTGCTCGACGTCATCGACCGGTCGAAAGATCGCTGGCCCTACATCCATCGCAAGGCCGCCGACGAGCTGGCCAACATCGAACGCAATCTGGCGAGACCCGCAGATGGCTTCACAAAGAAAGTACAAGGTTCCTGAACCGGCCCCTGCCGAGGCAGCGGCGGTCCCGGATGCTGTGATCGCGGACGTACCGACACAGCCGCCGGTCGGCGATGACGCACTCCAGCGGGCCATTGCGGCCCAGCGGCGCGCCGAGGAGATGTCGCGCCAGCCGCCGCAGCAGCCATCGGTCGAGCAGTACGTCGATGCGATCCCCGGCATGAGCGCGCACTGGCGCGGCTTCTTCAAAGCTCATCCCGATCTGCTGTTCGGCGAACAGGCGCAGATCGTCGGGCAGGCCCACGCTATCGCCATCGACTCCGGCATGCGCGACGAGAGCCCCGAGATCGAACGCTTCCTGCTCTCGACAGTGGCAACAGAAATGGATGCGCGCCGGGAACGGCTCGCCAGCGCGGCCAGAGCAGTAACTGGCGCATCTGCCGCACCGATCACGCCCGAGCCGATTGTGAGAACGCCGCGCGTCCCGACCGCTGCGCCGGTCTCGCGAGATGTCCCCTCGGCATCGGGCGGTCGCCTCTCGGCACAAGGCCAGATCACCCTCAGTGTGGAGGAGAGGGAGGTCGCGCGCCGCTCGCGCTTGGATCTTCCGGCCGCCGAGGCCGAGAGGCTTTACGCAGCCAACAAGGCGCGCCTCGCTCGCATGAGACTTGATGGCACCTATCCACGATCAGGTGAGGGATAGGGAATGCGCTGGTCCGACGACACCGTGATCAACCGCTATGTCTGGCACTTGCTCTGCCGCCGCATCTGGCGGCGCTCGCCGTACGGCAGCTATCGCAGCAATCTCACCCGCGACGAGGTCATTGACGGGGTGCGAGACAGGTTCGGTGAGAAGGCCGCCGCCCAGATCGTGCTGTCGGTGCATTGAGATGCCGATCCCGACCCAAGCCGACCACAACATTGCCGCGATCCAGGACTTGGGCTCGGCCGTCGTGATGCGGCTGCAGATCATGCGCCGTGCAGGGCCGGGGCGCGGCCGAGCGGCCAAGAGCGCCATTGAGGCGCTGGCTGAGTTTGTCGTGGCGGTGAAGGCTTTCATCGATGCCGACGAATAGGAGCAGTGAGGTCTATTATCCGGGCCAACAGCAGACCCGCGACCGCAAGGAGCGGTTCAAGGAGCTGAATGACTTCGTCATGGCCAAGGGCGGCTGGATCACCAGCATCCCTGGCGCGGCGGAGGTCACGATGGAGTGCTTGCCGGGCTCGACGCTGCCGCATTCTCTTCAGGGTCTCGGCTACGACGTCGTCGAGATCGGTGAAGGCGTGCGCATCCTCACGAATGCCATCGTTGAGCACTTCGTGGTGGTTGTTGGCGCTGCGCTGGAGCCGCTCACCGCTGGGAGCACGAGGCCGGTGGCGCTTACCGTAACGCATGCGGGGGTCGCCAAGGTGCGGCGGTATGGGTTAAATCTCTACAGGGGTTCTTGAAGTTCTTGTTTACATTCCTTCCTCAGGAATGTGAAACTTAAGCGCGAACCCCCGCGACTGGAGAACCTCGTTGAACGCCAGCTCTGAGATTGCAGCCATTCACAATATCCAAGCAGCGTTTATGCAATTCGACCGGCGTGCCGAGAAAGTCTCGCAGGACATCCTCGCGAGAACATTCGTTGATGCTGAGCCGCTGTTCATCCAATTGTCGAGTCGCAATCACCAGGTTTTTTACGGCCGACGCGGAACTGGTAAGACCCATGCTCTAAAGTTCTTGGCCGAGTCGATCCGAGAAAAGGGGGAGAAGGCCATCTATATCGACCTTCGGTCGGTGGGCTCGAACGGCTCTATCTACTCGGATGGGAAGCGAAGTCTTTCGGAAAGAGCCGCGCGACTGGTCGTGGACGTGCTCGAGGCCATCGAACAGGAATTGATGGCGATTGCCGTCGAGCAGATTGACGGTGCACCTGATCCTACTCAGATCACCTTGCGGCTCGACGACCTCTCGGCGGCCATCCGTTCCGTCGAGGTTCGTGGAACCATCGAGCATGAGAACACGACGGCGACTGGTCAAGAGTCAGGGAAGTCGGGGTCCGCAAGATTGACCCCGCAGTCTGTGACCTTGGAAGTTGGGCTCAGCGACAAGGAGACTGCCAGTCGCTCGACACGGGTCAAGACGTCGGGTAGCGCCGAAATCAGCATTGACTTCGGCCCGTTACAAGGAGCCATGTCGGGGCTAATCGACGTACTGGGATCACCGACTGTCTGGCTGCTTATTGACGAATGGAGCGAAATTCCAATCGACCTTCAGCCTCATCTCGCGGACCTGATACGACGTACGGTGCTTCCTCAGCCTAAAATGGTGGCGAAGATCGCGGCCATTGAACATCGCTCGAAGTTTGCTGAACTCGGAGAAGGAGGATCGTACGTTGGCATCGAGATCGGAGCTGACGTAACCGCAGATATCAATCTCGACGACTTCGTAGTTTATGATGTTGACCAGCGGCGAGCGACGGAGTTCTTCAGAAATCTGCTGTTCAAACATTATGTCGTTAGCGAGAAAGCCGATCCCGCGTTGGACACGGCTGAGAAATTAATTTCAGCAGTTTTCACCCAGATCACCGCATTTCAGGAGTACGTCAGGGCCATTGAAGGCGTTCCCCGTGACGCCCTCAATTTGGCGGCGGCAATGGCCCGCATTGCCTATGGACGTCAGATCGCTGTAACCGACGTGCGAAAAGCGGCACGCGAATGGTATCAACAAGACAAGATGTCGGTGACGAAAAGTGCGCCACGTTTGGCTGACGT
Coding sequences within it:
- a CDS encoding ATP-binding protein, with the translated sequence MNASSEIAAIHNIQAAFMQFDRRAEKVSQDILARTFVDAEPLFIQLSSRNHQVFYGRRGTGKTHALKFLAESIREKGEKAIYIDLRSVGSNGSIYSDGKRSLSERAARLVVDVLEAIEQELMAIAVEQIDGAPDPTQITLRLDDLSAAIRSVEVRGTIEHENTTATGQESGKSGSARLTPQSVTLEVGLSDKETASRSTRVKTSGSAEISIDFGPLQGAMSGLIDVLGSPTVWLLIDEWSEIPIDLQPHLADLIRRTVLPQPKMVAKIAAIEHRSKFAELGEGGSYVGIEIGADVTADINLDDFVVYDVDQRRATEFFRNLLFKHYVVSEKADPALDTAEKLISAVFTQITAFQEYVRAIEGVPRDALNLAAAMARIAYGRQIAVTDVRKAAREWYQQDKMSVTKSAPRLADVLNHVITEVIENRRTRAFLFPTTAHSPEIDRLYDARLLHLLKKSISSNDEPGKRYDVYKIDYGCYVDLISTSRAPMGLLAGEEDGAFVDVPPDDYRSIRRAILRPEDIAPAQ
- a CDS encoding ribbon-helix-helix protein, CopG family, producing the protein MSKLPRFSTRIDCWMSPRYAALIEEIAAARELTSSAIIREAIGHYLRTIGALPVSPNGQHNPAGDNRASLE
- a CDS encoding transcriptional regulator, translating into MDIKKLTEQELRRRILALLNESSGVIDYADVRAKLKIRSRTLLNYHADRLEEAGLVRVERKFCGRMPVTTLRLARPDARRGTNPEPEEVHV
- a CDS encoding terminase small subunit: MSGPLKNARRERFCQEITSGASAAEAYRRAYGSNGDTAKVNGSRLLTFADVNGRLSELRAPVARQARVTVQSLLDELRLTIEAARKAEQHGVVVSSLTLAAKLTGLLTERLEVSARGPLQHLTTEAEVLEDLVTQHGGDAAGIARELRELADRVERYRKPILIEVTPNIWKWPRT
- a CDS encoding transcriptional coactivator p15/PC4 family protein; the encoded protein is MKRPPPKASARASITEQLYPDNRASLTDRAAPANKETHNSDAVDTLRAGIHLAALWRGPRDRSRAIQFTLREFNGVEFLDIRQFVSSSGFMIPTRRGVTISVQQLGRFAEAAGTAYRKAVAMGLVTARSS